TGGGGGCTTTCGCTGCCACTTGGATATTTTTTAGGCATCTATCTTGGCTGGGGAATTATCGGCGTTTGGATAGGATTTTGTGCTGATGAGTGGCTAAGAGGCCTTGCAAATACGTGGCGCTGGAGAAGCAAAAAATGGCAAGAAAAACGCCTAGTTTAAAGCAAAAGAGCATAAATTTAGACTTTTATGGGCTAAGCGTTTTAATAAATTTTAAAACAAATGTAAAATCCATGCGTCTAAGAGTTGGCAAGGACGCTAAGATCACGCTATCTATGCCATTTTACAGCACACAAAAGATGGCTCTTAGCTTTCTTGAGATGCACAGAATTTGGATTGAAAATACTTACAAAAAAGCTCTTGCAAATTTACCAAAAGATGATGAGGTAAAATTTCTTGGGCAAATTTATAAGATAAAATTTGATGAAAATTTTAAAGAGCCATTTTTTGATGGCGAGTTTGTCTTTACGCCAAATTTAAAAAGCCTTGAGCGTTTTAAAAAAGTAAGAGCAAAAGAGCTATTTTTAGAGCTTGTAAGCCATTTTCAGCCTTTTATAAATAAGCCAATCAAGCGCATCGTCATACGAAATAGCAAAACTCGCTGGGGTAGTTGCAACCACAAAAAAGGCTATATAAACCTAAGCCTAAGACTCATAGAAAAGCCGCTCTCAGCCGTACGCTACGTCGTTCTTCACGAGCTAACACACCTGCTCTATCCGCATCATCAAAAAAGTTTTTACGATTTTATAGAAAAAATCATGCCTGATTATAAAAAACAAGAGCAAATTTTAAAAGCGTAATTATTTTTCATCAAGTAAGTGTAAAAATTAATATGCTAAAATTGCATGTTAATTCACAAAAAAGGGAATTTCAATGAAAAAAATGATTTTTATCTCAATCTTAGCCACTTGTGCTTTTGCAGGCAACTTTGAAGATGGCCTAAAGGCATATGGGAGCTCAAATTTTAAAGAAGCTTTGGCTAAATTTGAAGCAGGATGTTTGGCAAATGATGTAAAATCTTGCGTAAAAGTTGGAGCGATTTACCAACTAGGAAAAACAGCTCTACCTAATCCAAGCAAGGCCTTAGAGTACTATAACAAAGCTTGCGAAGCTGGTGAGGTTGAAGGTTGCTCGGCAGCTGGTGGACTTTATCTAAATACTGAGCCACAAAAAGCAAGAGAACTTTTTAATAAAGCTTGTGAGAAGAATGATGGATATTCTTGCGAGATGGTAGGTTCTATCTTGATAGAGGCTAAAGAATTTAAAAAAGCTTATGAATTTTTAGTAAAAGGCTGCGAATTAGGTGATAAGATGTCTTGCGAATTTGCAGGTGATCTAAGACGCTCAAAACAACTATAATTTTTAGGCTTTCGAGCCTAAAAATTCTTTTATCCTTAAACAAAAAATCCAAAAAACACTTATTTTAAATAGAAATTATCCAAAGTATAAAGGTAGCTCTAAAAATTTATATTAGAAATTTAGGCAAGAACGCTCTTGCCTAAGATTAGATTATTTTTATTTGATCAAGTGGTTTATCTTTAATGCCCCATTGAGTCATAAAAACAAATCCATAAAGTACAGCAGCTACGATATAAGCAGTGTATTCGTTTGGTATAAGATTAAATTTCGCACATATATTTGGTACAAGAGCTAGTGGCACAACAGGGATCAAAAGAATACGCTCCCAAATTCTAAGCTTTGTAACATAGAAGCCTTGAAGTAAGCTTGAAAAAGCAAACATTCCCACGATCGCCATACCAAAGACAAGTAAAATTTCAAGCGGATTACTCATCCAGATTATTCCTTTTGAATCAAGCGGGTCGCCCTCATTTACGCTTTCTATTAGCATAAGTTTGTTGTTAAAGAAAAAGGCAAATGGCAAGATCGCCGTTCTTAGATCATAAAAGAATCCTTGAACACCAACAGTTATAGGATTTGCTTTAGCAATACCAGCTGCTGCATAAGCTGCGATACCAACTGGTGGCGTGTCATCAGCTAAAATTCCAAAGTAAAAGACAAAAAGATGCACAGCAATGGCTGGGATTAAAAAGCCATTTTTGTGCGCTAAAAATAAAATAACAGGTGCCACAAGACTTGAAACTACAATGTAGTTTGCCGTCGTTGGAAGACCCATTCCTAGTATTAGCGACATCATCGCAGTAAGAAGCAATATCATAACTATATTATCACCAGCAAGTAGCTCAACTAGATCTGAAAGTACTTGGCCAAGGCCAGTTAGAGAGATAGAGCCCACGATGATACCTGCAAGCGCGGTTGCTATAGCGATCGTTGTCATGCTTTTTGCGGCTGCAACCATCGCCCAAAATATATCTTCAAAGCCTATTAACACATCATTTATTCCAACTTTTTCGCCACTTGCTAGTTTTTTAACTGGCTCTTGAAAGATCATTATTAAAAATAAAAATCCAATCGCATTAAATGCTGCAGCGATGGCTGACTCTTTTGCGATTAATAGCGTATAAAGCAAAATCAAAATCGGAGTTATATAGTGAAGTCCGCTTACAAAAATTTTAAATCTTGAGTGAAACTCGCTTTGATTTATACCTTTTAAGCCAAGCTTCACGCTTTCTAAATGAACGATAAAAAATAGCGACAAATAACAAGCAAACGCTGGGATAACCGCCGCCATCATGACATTTGTATATGTCATGCCTAAAAACTCAGCGATGATAAAAGCAGCTGCGCCCATGATAGGTGGCATGAGCTGTCCATTTACGCCAGCTGCAACTTCGATGGCTCCAGCTTTTGTGCGTGAAAGACCAGCTTTTTTCATAAGTGGTATGGTAAATGTGCCAACGGTTACAACATTTGCAGTGGAGCTTCCTGAAACCATGCCAGTTAGACCACTTGCGATGACCGAGGCCTTAGCTGGACCGCCTCTATATTTTCCAAGAAGAGAGAAAGCTAAATTTATGAAATATTGCCCAGCACCTGCCCTCTCAAGCAATGAGCCAAAAAGAACAAAAAGATAGATAAAGCTAACGCTAACTCCGATAGGCACACCAAAGATGCCCTCAGTTGTCAAGAACATGTGTCCTGCGATCTTTTCAAAGCTGGCACCCTGATGAGCGATGATGTCTGGCATATAAGGGCCAAAGTGATCATATATCAAAAATAATATACAAATAATTGGAAGTGCTGGTCCCATGACACGCCTGCCAGCCTCAAGCAAGACAATGATCGCTAAAAATGATATGACGATATCTTGTGTGATGTAGTCCCCGGTCCTATCAGCTAGCTCATAAAAATAAACCGCCGGATAAAGCACAGTAACTACGCCTACCACGCAAAAGACTAGATCGTAAAATGGCAAACTAGAATGTGCCTTTTTATGAAAAGTGACTGGATAAAGCAAAAATACAAGACCAACCGCAAAGGCTAAGTGTATCGAGCGCGAAATGTTTGTATTTAGCGGAAAATAAGCTATATAAAGCTGAAAAACTGACCAAGAAAAGCATACGATCGCAATGAAATAGTTATAAAAATTGCTATTTATCTCCCTTGTTTTTACTTCGACAAATTGTTCTTCGTTGTCTTTGACTTCGTTCATCTCTCTCCTTTAAAAATTTAAATATATAAATTTAAAAGAATTTGTATATTTAAATTTTATCCAGAGGCAAAAGCCTCTGGAAATGGATTATTTTAAAATACCAGCCTCTTTAAATGCAGCCTCTGCAGCTGGGTGAAGCGGAGCTGAAAGACCTTGGACAAGATCTTCTTTATTTACTGATTTTAGCGCTGGGTGAAGAGTTTTATACTCATCAAAGTTGTCTAAAATAGCTTTTATCACAGCTTTTACGGCCTCATCTTTTGTGTCTTTATTGGTTACCAAAACAGCTTTTACGCCGATAGTGTTTACATCGTGATCGACGCCGTCATATGAGCCTTTTGGGATCACGCCTTTTGCAAAGTATGGCTTGTCTGCAAGAAGTTTGTCGATCTCGCTACCTTCGATATTTAGGATATCGATAGGCAAAGATGTCGCAGCGTCAGTGATGTTTGCGGTTGGGTGACCGACTACAAAGCTATATCCGTCTATCTTTTTATCTTTTAGTGCGTGTGGGCATTCGCCAACTGTTAAAACGCCGCGGTAGCCTAGTTTTGAAACGTCAAAGCCTTTTGCTTTAAAGACTTCAAGCGTGCTTACTTCGTTGCCACTGCCTGGGTTTCCGACGTTATATTTTTTACCTGCAAATGAAGCAAGATCACTTGTAAGACCGCTATCTTTTGCTACAACAAATGCAAGAAGTTCTGGATAGATAGCAACTACTGAGCGTAAATTTTCATCTTTTGCTCCGTCAAATTTGCCAGTGCCATTAAATTTATCATAGACAACGTCACTTTGAACGAAGCCAAATGTAAGCTCTTTTTTGAGGACGTTATTCACGTTATAGACTGAGCCGCCAGTTGATTGGACTGAGCATTTTACATTAGTATTTTTGTTTGCTAAACGGCAAATCGCTCCACCTATCGGATAATAAGTACCTGTCATGCCGCCAGTACCGATACTGATAAATTCTTTTGCCGAAAGAGTTGTTGCTAAAAGCAAACCAGCAAGTGCCAAAGAAGTAGTTTTCATCTAAGATCCTTTCAAGAAATTTAAGGCTATTTTATTCTATAAATTTAGCTTTTTACCTTATTTGATATGATATTTTCATGCCGTTTTAGTAAAGTTGCAACCATTCTACACAATCAAGACTTAAAAAAATATTTTCTTAAGATTAAATTTATATTTCTTTATCAGCCAAAATAAATTTGATAAACCGGCTATTTAAATATCGTTTTTTATTGTATAATCCACCGCAGTTCTAAGTTTTAGAAAAACTGTTGCAAATTTACAACTAATCAATAGCTTTTATAAATGTTAATAACAATCAAATTTTGGAGGTTTTTCATGAAAAAATCACTTATGTTGGCTGCTTCTATGCTGCTTTTATCTTTAAATTTTGCTTCTGGTGCAGACGAGAAAACGCAGGTTAGCTTTAGTGGCTCATCTACTCTGGCTCCAGTTATTGCTAAAATTTCAACCGACTTTATTGAAAAGTACGAGACTTGGGACAAGGTTGATAGCTCTTTGCCAAACAAAAATATCACCATTTTTGTCTCAGCTGGTGGTTCTGGCGCTGGCGTAAAAGCTGTACTTGATCATGTCGCTGACTTTGGCATGCTAGCTCGCGAT
This DNA window, taken from Campylobacter concisus, encodes the following:
- a CDS encoding M48 family metallopeptidase, coding for MARKTPSLKQKSINLDFYGLSVLINFKTNVKSMRLRVGKDAKITLSMPFYSTQKMALSFLEMHRIWIENTYKKALANLPKDDEVKFLGQIYKIKFDENFKEPFFDGEFVFTPNLKSLERFKKVRAKELFLELVSHFQPFINKPIKRIVIRNSKTRWGSCNHKKGYINLSLRLIEKPLSAVRYVVLHELTHLLYPHHQKSFYDFIEKIMPDYKKQEQILKA
- a CDS encoding tetratricopeptide repeat protein: MKKMIFISILATCAFAGNFEDGLKAYGSSNFKEALAKFEAGCLANDVKSCVKVGAIYQLGKTALPNPSKALEYYNKACEAGEVEGCSAAGGLYLNTEPQKARELFNKACEKNDGYSCEMVGSILIEAKEFKKAYEFLVKGCELGDKMSCEFAGDLRRSKQL
- a CDS encoding TRAP transporter permease: MNEVKDNEEQFVEVKTREINSNFYNYFIAIVCFSWSVFQLYIAYFPLNTNISRSIHLAFAVGLVFLLYPVTFHKKAHSSLPFYDLVFCVVGVVTVLYPAVYFYELADRTGDYITQDIVISFLAIIVLLEAGRRVMGPALPIICILFLIYDHFGPYMPDIIAHQGASFEKIAGHMFLTTEGIFGVPIGVSVSFIYLFVLFGSLLERAGAGQYFINLAFSLLGKYRGGPAKASVIASGLTGMVSGSSTANVVTVGTFTIPLMKKAGLSRTKAGAIEVAAGVNGQLMPPIMGAAAFIIAEFLGMTYTNVMMAAVIPAFACYLSLFFIVHLESVKLGLKGINQSEFHSRFKIFVSGLHYITPILILLYTLLIAKESAIAAAFNAIGFLFLIMIFQEPVKKLASGEKVGINDVLIGFEDIFWAMVAAAKSMTTIAIATALAGIIVGSISLTGLGQVLSDLVELLAGDNIVMILLLTAMMSLILGMGLPTTANYIVVSSLVAPVILFLAHKNGFLIPAIAVHLFVFYFGILADDTPPVGIAAYAAAGIAKANPITVGVQGFFYDLRTAILPFAFFFNNKLMLIESVNEGDPLDSKGIIWMSNPLEILLVFGMAIVGMFAFSSLLQGFYVTKLRIWERILLIPVVPLALVPNICAKFNLIPNEYTAYIVAAVLYGFVFMTQWGIKDKPLDQIKII
- a CDS encoding TAXI family TRAP transporter solute-binding subunit, producing the protein MKTTSLALAGLLLATTLSAKEFISIGTGGMTGTYYPIGGAICRLANKNTNVKCSVQSTGGSVYNVNNVLKKELTFGFVQSDVVYDKFNGTGKFDGAKDENLRSVVAIYPELLAFVVAKDSGLTSDLASFAGKKYNVGNPGSGNEVSTLEVFKAKGFDVSKLGYRGVLTVGECPHALKDKKIDGYSFVVGHPTANITDAATSLPIDILNIEGSEIDKLLADKPYFAKGVIPKGSYDGVDHDVNTIGVKAVLVTNKDTKDEAVKAVIKAILDNFDEYKTLHPALKSVNKEDLVQGLSAPLHPAAEAAFKEAGILK